DNA sequence from the Methylobacterium sp. SyP6R genome:
TACAAAGGCAAAACTAATTCATAATATATTTTGGATAATTCAACGGCTTCTGAAAAACAATCACTTTGTGGCTGTCAAATTATTACCGAGTGCGGACGATGTTGCGATCGATGTTTCACAAATAAGGGTAGATGAACCACTAAGTAGCAGTCTCTCAATTATCGCTGGGCGATCGGATATTATTCGGCAATCCGCTGATGATGAATCGGATGAGTGGCTTAAGTCAATCATCAGCCTTACTCCCGGGCCCAAAATAATGCAAATAAATGTTCGAGGAAATTTACGATCATCGCATATTAGTCATTCTAGCTCATCACTTCTCAGCCATGTTCTTCTGACTCGCACTGCTCTTCGTGATAGCGTTTTTCGAAAAAACAGCACGCCAAAATTTGGTTGGCGAGATAAAATTTCACCCCCGATCAATGATGGTCATAAAATCCTCGAAAGATATCTTGGGTGCGATGCCATTATCCCGTGGTCCTCTGATGCCGACAGAGCTAACGTTGGATTCGTTGTCCCCTTCGCATCTTTTGGGGGATCAGAGAAAGTTGGGTATGCGATAGCTCAGCAACTGCGAAAATACGGTTTTAAAACGCATCTCTTTGTCGTTGGCGGAAATCAGCAAAGAGTCATTTCGGAATTCGATGACGCTTTTGATACTATAAATTTTTTTGGGTTCGAGCATCCATTTCTATGGGGTGGGTCTCAATATGGCCGTGGTACGGAATTTCCTAGTAAATCAGACAACGGACTTCATCATGAAACATTGCTTGGTATGACTTGTGCAATGGATGTTGTGATAAATTGCCAGTCTGCACCATTCAACGCAATCGCCGGCGACTTAAAAGGGCTTGGGATCCGCACATTATATTATATTCATTTATTTGACCGGTCCGCAGTCGGCCGCGAGGTTGGTCATCCGTTCCTAGGAATGTTATATGAGCATGCATACGATAAGTTTTTGCTTTGTTCTGAGAACCTATCCCATCGTCTCCATGGACTTGGCGTCCCACGTGCAAAACTAATGACAATACAAAACGCACCTAGTTTTACGGTGGATGCAAGTCTGCTGGATATAGCGCGAACGCGTCGATCTAGTTATCGTGAAGGCCCGCTTAATATTCTTTATATTGGAAGACTTGATGTACAAAAAGGTGTCGAAAGGGTCATCGGCCTTGCTGAGGCCTGCGCTGTGACTGACATAGATGTTAACTTTAGGCTGATTGGAGCGTCGCTTGTGGATGCACACTTGTCAGAAAAATCTATCAGAGAACTCTGGCGTGCTCGAATTAGCGTTGAGCCACCTGTTTTTAGATCGGACCAGCTTCACCAAGTGTTTTTGGATGCAGACGTTCTTATATTGCCATCTAGGTGGGAGGGGGCGCCCCTAGTCATATTAGAAGCCCAGCAATCGGGGTGTGTACCTATCGCGACGGATGTTGGTGCGGTTTCAGAGTTGATTAACAGCTGGCAAGACGGAGTGCTCATTCCTGATGAGGATGATGCAGAGGTTGTTGCCTGTTTTATCGAAGCACTAACTAGACTCGCAAGCGATCGCGATACTCTCCGAAAGTTATCTCTTGCCGCTCTTGACAGAGTTTCAGGCATAAATTGGGATAAATCCACGCGCGTCCTTGCAGATTATTTATGTGAAATCTATCCAAGCAAAATTAAAATGATAGATGAAAAATAAATTATGCATCACATCACTTAAGAATGGATGATTATACATGTAAAGGCAAATTTTTTGAGTGGGCTAATTGCTCGACTCTTAAATCGACTGGAAAGTCATAGTACATCAAGTTTGCAACTAAGCGCTAGTAGGAGATATGTATGACAAAGGTGCTTCTCACGGGTATGTGCAGTGCTGCCGATCGGTTGATTCGCGATGATGGCCGCGGCGGACTTCGATACGACGCTTTCGCACAGCCTCCTCTCACTTGTAAAGCTGTGCGGAGTGAGTTCGAGCGGGCGGCAAATCTAGGAAATTATCTCATAACCGAGGGGGCTTATCGTGCCGCATGTGAATGCGATGTCGAATATCTTCCATTTTGGTACGTTCTTGATTTGTTCAAAAATCCTGATCAATTAGCGGTTTTAAGCAATAAATACGATATATTATTGTTTGCTACTGCTAATATACTTCATACCGAATTTGATATATCCACAGAAGTACAATTTCTTGAACAATGGAA
Encoded proteins:
- a CDS encoding glycosyltransferase codes for the protein MLIRTFEHKNPDASKAHDLNSASSLVVIIPVYKHSGLLVEAVQSALAQQLSVELKVIIVNDGCPFLETHLVGTTLQAAHDNVEYIYKTNGGPSSARNIAIEYIIDNHSEVSCVFFLDADNRLSEHALETAYKLLSARPDIGWVYPHISAFEVDWDGDYSSPYSKLFHIAHNNVCDTGSLIKIELLKKIRFNENARSGFEDWDFWLAAIAAGYKGVCCPEMGFEYRNRAESRFKEVSRDRGAVTGYLRERYKHIFTPRTLLRFEHEECPRFAYYDVDAMQFRLFSDPVLEGQRLSVPRFCQEFWAASAEPEMFNAPDYFLWGGNKVLNELTKAKLIHNIFWIIQRLLKNNHFVAVKLLPSADDVAIDVSQIRVDEPLSSSLSIIAGRSDIIRQSADDESDEWLKSIISLTPGPKIMQINVRGNLRSSHISHSSSSLLSHVLLTRTALRDSVFRKNSTPKFGWRDKISPPINDGHKILERYLGCDAIIPWSSDADRANVGFVVPFASFGGSEKVGYAIAQQLRKYGFKTHLFVVGGNQQRVISEFDDAFDTINFFGFEHPFLWGGSQYGRGTEFPSKSDNGLHHETLLGMTCAMDVVINCQSAPFNAIAGDLKGLGIRTLYYIHLFDRSAVGREVGHPFLGMLYEHAYDKFLLCSENLSHRLHGLGVPRAKLMTIQNAPSFTVDASLLDIARTRRSSYREGPLNILYIGRLDVQKGVERVIGLAEACAVTDIDVNFRLIGASLVDAHLSEKSIRELWRARISVEPPVFRSDQLHQVFLDADVLILPSRWEGAPLVILEAQQSGCVPIATDVGAVSELINSWQDGVLIPDEDDAEVVACFIEALTRLASDRDTLRKLSLAALDRVSGINWDKSTRVLADYLCEIYPSKIKMIDEK